The following proteins come from a genomic window of Sinorhizobium fredii NGR234:
- a CDS encoding SIS domain-containing protein, giving the protein MQEFTTHMLGEIKEIPAVVERQIREGAEAYRDEGLRLRRESPRFLVSCARGSSDQAVTYFKYLVETGVGIPVASVGPSIASVYNATLDFAGGVCLTVSQSGGSPDLVSLQKRAGDGGARTVALLNVTDSPVGNGAGSVLPMLAGPEKAVAATKSFVASLVALASVAANWTEDRALIDALVSLPESLAEALECDWSAAALPIAASQSLFTIGRGPSLGIAGEAALKFKETCRLHAEAYSAAEVRHGPIALARDRFAALVFVNGDDADTSIRGAVQNLEAAGAKAFVAGAQMDGGKSLPTVAVRHALLNPICRVVSFYRFVEALAVSLGENPDAPALLRKVTKTV; this is encoded by the coding sequence GTGCAAGAGTTCACCACCCATATGTTGGGCGAGATCAAGGAAATCCCGGCCGTTGTCGAGCGCCAGATCAGGGAAGGGGCGGAGGCCTATCGCGACGAAGGGCTACGGCTTAGACGGGAGTCGCCAAGGTTTCTGGTGAGTTGCGCTCGCGGTTCCTCTGATCAGGCGGTGACGTATTTCAAATATCTCGTCGAGACCGGTGTCGGTATTCCGGTTGCCTCGGTGGGTCCGTCGATCGCCTCGGTCTACAATGCCACGCTCGATTTCGCTGGCGGTGTGTGCTTGACCGTTTCACAGTCGGGCGGCAGCCCGGACCTTGTCAGCCTGCAGAAGCGGGCGGGTGACGGCGGCGCGCGCACCGTTGCGCTGTTGAACGTGACGGACTCGCCCGTCGGCAATGGCGCAGGCAGTGTGCTGCCGATGCTGGCCGGACCGGAGAAGGCCGTGGCCGCCACAAAGTCGTTTGTTGCATCACTGGTGGCGCTGGCGAGTGTTGCTGCAAATTGGACCGAGGATCGCGCGCTGATCGACGCCCTGGTGAGCCTGCCCGAAAGCCTGGCTGAGGCACTGGAGTGCGACTGGAGTGCTGCGGCTTTGCCGATCGCGGCGTCGCAGTCGCTGTTCACCATCGGCCGTGGGCCGAGCCTCGGCATTGCAGGGGAGGCAGCACTGAAATTTAAGGAAACCTGCCGCCTTCATGCGGAGGCCTACAGTGCCGCCGAGGTGCGCCACGGCCCGATCGCTCTGGCACGCGACCGTTTTGCGGCTCTGGTCTTTGTCAATGGCGACGACGCGGACACGAGCATTCGAGGTGCGGTCCAAAATCTGGAAGCCGCCGGCGCTAAGGCTTTCGTCGCCGGTGCCCAAATGGACGGAGGCAAAAGCCTTCCGACCGTCGCGGTGCGACACGCGTTGCTCAACCCGATTTGCCGCGTCGTCAGTTTCTATCGATTCGTTGAGGCGCTTGCCGTCTCCCTCGGAGAGAACCCCGATGCTCCGGCGCTCCTCAGGAAAGTGACTAAGACCGTTTGA
- a CDS encoding transposase — MSASGPIHLSKASLAALEARKHWLTVEWLPKYAPELNDIEVVWHDLKTHHLAHQTFTDTAASIGHPPRGGSLEPGAKPQSVG; from the coding sequence ATGTCTGCAAGCGGCCCCATCCACCTCAGCAAGGCCTCGCTGGCCGCGCTCGAAGCCCGCAAGCATTGGCTCACCGTCGAGTGGCTGCCCAAATATGCACCCGAACTCAACGACATCGAGGTGGTCTGGCACGATCTCAAGACCCATCATTTGGCACACCAAACCTTCACCGACACCGCCGCCTCGATCGGCCACCCACCCCGCGGTGGGAGCCTTGAACCGGGAGCGAAGCCCCAATCCGTTGGTTAA
- a CDS encoding amidohydrolase, producing the protein MKKVVLGGGVITCEDGSRPDWQGVVISGDRIERLVRRDDVAGLDGYQVEDLGDATLMPGFVDVHAHAEVVCRTAFRTIDCRAPECSSVEDVSDALIAGATDLDPGEWLVGQANLFFDRKLKEGRLPTRAELDRVSRDRPIALRAGGHITVLNSEALERAGIGRGFRPPEHSITGKPEVIFGDDGEPTGVIKEMDSLLPLPRPNADELRACIASGLRDFFTDFGVTTIGEISETVAGIECMNDLAESGELPTSMRVYLWSPGTLDGLDKVRNWRHHIRLTTSEKDLRIQGLKLFSDGGFSAKSAAVNCCYVGHPGSSGSIAFDQYFLRRAFLMTREAGLQLAVHANGDRAQDWLCDMVIKLGGTEPGRSRMRIEHAGNLLPTSETAHRWARAGIIPVPQPVFLYTFGEYFPDYLGAYGRRGRFPFRSLIEQGWRLSGSSDVWIGSEREATNPFFSIWCCMKRQTYSGLTIDEDEALDFDTALRMHTIDAAAVLGEEDDKGSLAPGKMADVIALECDPRKKPVDEIRRLKPTYVMSRGRTEKHAAPRH; encoded by the coding sequence ATGAAGAAGGTAGTGCTCGGCGGCGGCGTCATCACCTGCGAAGATGGTTCCCGACCCGACTGGCAAGGTGTCGTCATTTCCGGCGATCGTATTGAGCGGCTGGTCCGTCGTGACGACGTGGCGGGCCTGGATGGTTATCAGGTCGAGGATCTCGGCGACGCGACGCTGATGCCGGGTTTCGTGGACGTGCATGCACATGCGGAGGTCGTCTGCCGCACCGCCTTCAGGACGATCGATTGCCGGGCGCCGGAATGTTCTTCGGTAGAGGATGTATCCGACGCCCTCATTGCAGGCGCGACCGACCTCGACCCCGGTGAATGGCTTGTAGGCCAGGCCAACCTGTTCTTCGACAGAAAGCTCAAGGAAGGCCGCCTCCCCACCAGAGCGGAACTCGACCGTGTTTCCAGAGACCGGCCGATCGCATTGCGAGCAGGGGGGCACATCACCGTGCTTAATTCGGAGGCACTCGAACGGGCCGGGATCGGTCGCGGCTTCCGTCCGCCGGAGCATTCGATCACCGGGAAGCCAGAAGTAATATTCGGCGACGACGGTGAACCCACCGGCGTCATCAAGGAGATGGACTCGCTGCTACCATTGCCGAGACCGAATGCGGATGAGTTGCGCGCCTGCATCGCCTCGGGCCTCAGGGATTTTTTCACCGATTTTGGTGTCACCACGATCGGTGAGATTTCCGAGACGGTGGCGGGTATCGAATGCATGAATGACCTTGCGGAGAGCGGAGAACTGCCCACCAGCATGCGTGTCTATCTCTGGTCGCCGGGCACGCTGGATGGCCTGGACAAGGTGAGAAACTGGCGCCACCACATCCGCCTGACGACCTCCGAAAAGGATCTGCGCATCCAAGGACTCAAGTTGTTTTCAGACGGGGGGTTCTCGGCTAAATCCGCAGCTGTCAATTGCTGCTATGTCGGCCATCCAGGTTCGTCGGGCTCCATCGCTTTCGACCAGTATTTCTTGAGACGGGCCTTCCTGATGACCCGCGAGGCCGGACTGCAACTCGCCGTCCATGCCAACGGCGATCGCGCTCAAGACTGGCTTTGCGACATGGTGATCAAGCTCGGCGGCACGGAGCCCGGCCGGTCGCGGATGCGCATTGAGCACGCCGGAAATCTCTTGCCGACTTCCGAGACGGCGCACAGATGGGCGAGGGCGGGTATCATTCCAGTTCCGCAGCCGGTCTTCCTCTATACATTCGGCGAGTACTTTCCGGACTATCTCGGCGCCTATGGCCGGCGGGGACGTTTTCCCTTCCGCAGCCTCATTGAGCAGGGTTGGCGTTTGTCCGGCAGCTCCGATGTCTGGATCGGCTCGGAGCGGGAAGCGACCAATCCTTTCTTCAGCATCTGGTGCTGCATGAAGCGCCAGACCTATTCGGGCCTCACGATCGATGAGGACGAAGCGCTCGATTTCGACACGGCGCTGAGGATGCACACGATCGATGCTGCAGCGGTGCTGGGCGAAGAAGATGACAAAGGGAGCCTTGCTCCAGGGAAGATGGCGGACGTGATCGCGCTCGAATGCGACCCGCGCAAAAAGCCCGTGGACGAAATTCGACGACTGAAGCCGACATATGTGATGTCACGCGGCAGAACGGAGAAGCATGCCGCGCCGCGCCACTAG
- a CDS encoding alanine racemase — MFLDVLRRRNPAFIEAAMALHQQGKIPANAYVLDLDTVERNARTLSEEAHRLGLKIFAMTKQVGRSSSFCQAVKRGGIDRSVAVDMACARATHNAGLKVAHLGHLQQIARHEAAAAARTFEPEFWTVFNDTKAAEAAAGAKQAGYRQDLLARIRAEGDTFYRGHEGGFDANDVVAVADRLDALDGGRFAGITTFPALLFDHETRKVLPTHNLATLTKAAEALARAGRRGVEVNAPGTNSSVMLASLAQAGATQCEPGNGLHGTTALHVMEDLPELPAILYLTEVSHLSGGKAYCFGGGFYIDPIFPDYHVRAIVGAEPTTTAALRSVEIPPPSAIDYYAMIDATGPNAPKPGDTAVFGFRGQAFVTRAYVVGVSGISKGTPKVKTIENGFGETASWPV, encoded by the coding sequence ATGTTTCTCGACGTTCTGCGCCGCCGCAACCCGGCCTTCATCGAAGCCGCGATGGCCCTGCATCAGCAGGGCAAGATCCCGGCGAACGCCTATGTGCTCGACCTCGATACGGTCGAACGCAATGCGCGCACCCTCAGCGAAGAGGCGCACCGCCTCGGCCTGAAGATCTTCGCCATGACCAAACAGGTTGGCCGTTCAAGCTCCTTCTGCCAGGCGGTCAAGCGTGGCGGCATCGACCGTTCGGTCGCCGTCGACATGGCCTGTGCGCGCGCCACACACAATGCAGGCCTGAAAGTCGCCCATCTGGGGCATCTCCAGCAAATTGCGCGCCACGAGGCGGCTGCCGCGGCGCGGACGTTCGAGCCGGAATTTTGGACGGTATTCAACGACACGAAGGCCGCCGAGGCGGCCGCCGGCGCAAAGCAGGCGGGTTACAGGCAGGACCTGCTCGCCCGCATCCGCGCGGAGGGCGATACCTTCTATCGCGGTCACGAGGGCGGGTTTGATGCCAACGATGTGGTCGCGGTTGCCGATCGGCTCGATGCGCTCGATGGCGGCCGCTTCGCCGGCATCACGACTTTCCCGGCACTGCTCTTCGATCACGAGACGAGGAAGGTGCTGCCCACCCACAACCTCGCAACGCTGACAAAGGCGGCCGAGGCGCTCGCCAGGGCCGGGCGCAGGGGGGTCGAGGTGAACGCGCCGGGCACGAACTCGAGCGTCATGCTTGCCTCCCTTGCTCAAGCCGGAGCGACGCAGTGCGAGCCCGGCAACGGCCTGCACGGCACGACGGCACTGCACGTGATGGAAGACCTGCCGGAACTGCCGGCGATCCTCTACCTGACGGAAGTGTCCCACCTTTCGGGCGGCAAGGCCTATTGCTTCGGCGGAGGCTTCTATATCGACCCGATCTTCCCGGATTATCACGTCAGGGCAATCGTCGGCGCGGAGCCGACCACGACTGCTGCTTTGAGGAGCGTCGAGATCCCGCCGCCGTCGGCGATCGACTATTACGCGATGATCGACGCGACCGGCCCCAATGCCCCGAAGCCGGGCGATACCGCCGTCTTCGGGTTTCGTGGGCAGGCCTTCGTCACACGCGCCTATGTCGTCGGCGTCTCCGGCATATCAAAGGGGACGCCCAAGGTTAAAACGATCGAGAACGGTTTCGGTGAAACCGCGTCCTGGCCGGTGTAG
- a CDS encoding IclR family transcriptional regulator → MTLVGTAARVYSAINLAGGTRSEGRFLMNLRSDSAAARRQPRARKNHKAEPASPGGNKRPAGLNRSVSRALDLLLDIAHNPYPQSFVDLQHQHRVPKATLHKLLFTLEALHFIRRDQETGKYSVGLAALEVAAAGAASPADLPFLLKPILEKLVEENNETCHLGILQGGEEIILKRLDPLEQVVRLALTVGRRHPAYASSGGLASMALSMTDADLEAFPEALPQLTENTIKSREELRERLAEVRAKGYSLDMEEAYIGVRCVGVAVAVPNWPVVHISFSLPLQRAPVERLRALAKPLLAAAKEIEKILSVTPRA, encoded by the coding sequence ATGACCCTAGTCGGCACCGCAGCGCGCGTTTATAGCGCCATTAATTTGGCAGGTGGAACCCGGAGCGAAGGACGATTTTTGATGAATTTGCGGTCTGATTCAGCGGCTGCGCGAAGGCAACCACGCGCCCGCAAGAACCACAAGGCGGAGCCCGCCTCCCCTGGCGGCAATAAGCGGCCTGCGGGGCTCAATCGCAGCGTATCCCGAGCCCTCGATCTGCTTTTGGATATAGCTCACAACCCCTATCCCCAGAGCTTTGTCGATCTTCAACACCAGCACCGTGTACCCAAGGCCACGCTGCATAAACTACTATTCACCCTGGAGGCGCTGCATTTTATCCGGCGTGACCAGGAGACGGGAAAATACAGCGTTGGTCTCGCCGCATTGGAGGTTGCCGCTGCCGGTGCAGCCAGCCCGGCGGATCTGCCTTTCTTGTTGAAGCCGATCCTCGAGAAACTCGTTGAGGAAAACAACGAAACGTGCCACTTGGGAATTCTTCAAGGTGGCGAAGAAATCATCCTCAAACGCCTGGATCCACTTGAGCAGGTCGTCAGACTCGCCCTCACCGTCGGTCGGCGTCATCCTGCCTATGCCTCTTCCGGTGGCCTGGCATCCATGGCGCTATCAATGACAGATGCCGATCTTGAAGCCTTCCCCGAGGCCTTGCCGCAATTGACCGAAAACACGATCAAGAGCCGGGAGGAACTTCGGGAAAGGCTAGCCGAAGTTCGTGCGAAAGGTTACTCCTTGGACATGGAGGAAGCTTACATTGGCGTTCGCTGCGTAGGTGTTGCCGTTGCAGTGCCAAACTGGCCCGTAGTCCATATCAGTTTTTCTCTGCCGCTCCAGCGCGCGCCTGTCGAGAGACTGAGGGCCTTGGCAAAGCCCTTGCTGGCGGCAGCCAAGGAAATCGAGAAAATTCTCTCCGTGACACCGCGGGCTTGA
- a CDS encoding ABC transporter permease encodes MTSIELTHLDRRTTATAAREVMKRLFVGLGVLPFLMLAAMITFSLMSDNFLTSRNLINVARQSSYLTIVSLGQMLALISGGIDLSVGTTLAVTSVVSAMAMVASLAAMPDMVGLAILIGVFAGLAAGVAMGAINGLGISLFGVNPFMMTLGMSSVGFGLALYLTSGIPVQGMPEAFGAILGFGTLFGVPVPIYATAVLIALVYLLLNWTRLGRYIYAVGGNIKASRLSGIEPKRTLFKTYVLCSALTTIAGLMLTARLATGEANIGGSMPLESIAACVIGGVSLSGGSGRVGGVVLGAVFIGLVQNGMNLAHVDSYLQIVAIGAILILAVIADRVRLRLASEMTN; translated from the coding sequence ATGACGTCTATTGAACTCACACATCTGGATCGAAGGACCACGGCCACGGCAGCAAGGGAGGTGATGAAGCGCCTGTTCGTCGGGCTCGGCGTCCTGCCGTTTCTGATGCTTGCGGCGATGATCACCTTTTCGCTCATGTCGGATAACTTCTTGACGTCGCGTAACCTGATCAATGTCGCGCGGCAATCGAGCTATCTCACGATCGTGTCGCTTGGCCAGATGCTCGCGCTGATCTCGGGGGGCATTGATCTTTCGGTCGGAACGACGCTGGCCGTCACTTCGGTGGTCAGCGCCATGGCGATGGTGGCCTCGCTCGCCGCCATGCCCGACATGGTGGGATTGGCGATCTTGATCGGTGTCTTCGCTGGCCTCGCCGCGGGCGTGGCGATGGGCGCGATTAATGGGCTCGGGATTTCGCTCTTCGGCGTGAACCCGTTTATGATGACGCTCGGCATGTCATCGGTCGGCTTTGGCCTGGCGCTCTATCTCACCTCGGGCATACCGGTACAGGGGATGCCGGAAGCCTTTGGCGCTATCCTTGGCTTTGGAACCCTGTTCGGGGTGCCGGTGCCAATCTATGCCACTGCGGTGCTGATCGCGCTTGTCTATCTCCTGCTCAACTGGACGCGTCTCGGCCGGTATATCTATGCCGTGGGCGGCAACATCAAGGCCTCCCGCCTGTCCGGCATCGAGCCCAAGCGCACGCTGTTCAAGACCTACGTCCTGTGCAGCGCGCTGACGACGATAGCGGGTCTGATGCTGACGGCGCGGCTCGCCACGGGGGAAGCGAACATCGGCGGCTCCATGCCGCTGGAATCGATCGCGGCCTGCGTGATCGGCGGCGTGAGCCTGAGCGGCGGCTCGGGCAGGGTCGGCGGCGTGGTGCTGGGCGCCGTCTTCATCGGCCTCGTACAGAACGGCATGAACCTAGCCCATGTCGACTCCTACCTGCAGATAGTGGCGATCGGTGCGATCCTGATCCTGGCGGTGATCGCCGACCGGGTGCGCTTAAGGCTCGCGAGCGAGATGACGAACTGA
- the torT gene encoding TMAO reductase system periplasmic protein TorT, producing MKLNNTLACVAAIACLFAGSALATDKSWFPVDVESWNPPFDMNSARTTVQYTPTGKPAAPLNICVSVPHMKDAYWVAVDYGVTQEAKRQSVQMTVLEAGGYTNLAKQISQIEDCVASGAQAVILGAISADGLNNLIKELSSQGIPVIDFMNGVTSKDVAAKSLVSFREMGAGAGTYIARKHPTGSGKVKVAWFPGPAGAGWVEAGNQGFLKAVDGSDVDVVDTRYGDTGKEVQLKLVEDALQANSDLTYIVGTAPTAEAAIEVLKQRGLTDKVKVISYYITPSIYEGIVKKEILAAPSDLAVIQARIAVDQAIRILEDKDYIRHAGPKLAVVDQENAASFDLYSSVAPADFKPVFTVE from the coding sequence ATGAAACTCAACAACACGCTCGCCTGCGTGGCAGCGATTGCATGCCTATTCGCTGGTTCGGCCCTTGCAACTGACAAGAGCTGGTTTCCCGTTGATGTCGAATCCTGGAATCCGCCCTTCGATATGAATAGCGCCCGCACCACGGTCCAGTATACGCCGACCGGCAAGCCGGCCGCGCCGCTCAACATCTGTGTTTCCGTGCCTCACATGAAGGATGCTTACTGGGTGGCGGTCGACTATGGCGTGACGCAAGAGGCAAAGCGTCAGAGTGTCCAGATGACCGTCCTTGAGGCCGGCGGATATACCAACCTCGCCAAGCAGATCTCGCAGATCGAAGATTGCGTCGCGAGCGGCGCACAGGCGGTGATCCTGGGTGCGATCTCGGCGGACGGTCTCAACAACCTGATTAAGGAACTGTCCTCGCAAGGTATTCCCGTCATCGACTTCATGAACGGCGTCACCTCGAAAGATGTCGCAGCCAAGTCGCTGGTCTCCTTCCGCGAGATGGGTGCCGGGGCGGGCACCTATATCGCTCGTAAGCATCCGACCGGTTCTGGGAAGGTGAAGGTCGCCTGGTTCCCAGGACCGGCCGGCGCGGGATGGGTCGAGGCGGGAAATCAGGGCTTCCTGAAGGCCGTTGACGGCAGTGATGTCGACGTCGTCGATACGCGTTACGGCGATACCGGCAAGGAGGTCCAGCTCAAGCTGGTGGAAGATGCGCTGCAGGCCAATTCAGACTTGACCTATATCGTCGGAACGGCGCCGACCGCAGAAGCTGCGATTGAGGTTCTCAAGCAGCGGGGCCTTACGGACAAGGTCAAGGTCATTTCCTATTACATCACGCCCAGTATCTATGAGGGCATCGTCAAGAAGGAGATTCTGGCTGCCCCCTCCGATCTCGCCGTCATCCAGGCGCGCATCGCAGTGGACCAGGCGATCCGCATTCTCGAAGACAAGGACTATATCCGCCATGCCGGACCGAAGCTGGCGGTCGTCGACCAGGAGAACGCGGCGAGCTTCGATCTCTATTCCTCGGTTGCACCAGCCGATTTCAAGCCCGTATTCACGGTCGAGTAA
- a CDS encoding sugar ABC transporter ATP-binding protein has product MAHQLVATHDPVALAAGPPSLLTTEGLTKRYPGVTALASIDFELRHGEVHVLFGENGAGKSTLISLLAGAQQPTEGRIRMCGQEVSFQSVHDARAHGVRAVFQEFSLVPQLTVEENMFLGQEFRRGPFLDKAMLRRQAREILDRLEFELRPEALVATLSRADQQMVEIAKAFTEGVSVLILDEPTASLTERETDRLFALIETAKRNGTGIVYITHRMAEIRRIGDRITVLRDGRKVASLRADEANDDQLIELMTGRVIDQIYPRIAHRPERVLLELDRVTLANRLLRSVSLNVRAGEVVGVAGLVGSGKSNIGRAAFGLEKIEDGRIRFKGRDVTGFSVSTMMQEGLFYVPSDRRDEGLVMMRGARENMALSALDSPSFARFGILRRSAEVKRASDLAKHLKLRPMDLERGVEQFSGGNQQKVMIAKALAREIDLFIFDEPTVGVDVATRTSIYELIGKLCEAGAGILLISSDLPEILNLSNRAYVMYRGELRAELSGAEITQENVLGHFFERDAK; this is encoded by the coding sequence ATGGCGCACCAACTTGTGGCCACTCATGATCCAGTCGCCTTGGCGGCTGGACCGCCGTCTCTCCTCACAACGGAGGGGCTGACCAAGCGCTATCCCGGTGTCACTGCGCTCGCCAGCATAGACTTCGAGCTTCGGCATGGGGAAGTGCACGTGCTCTTCGGCGAGAACGGAGCCGGCAAATCGACGCTCATCTCGCTCCTTGCCGGCGCCCAGCAGCCAACGGAGGGCAGGATCAGGATGTGCGGACAGGAAGTCTCCTTCCAGTCCGTCCATGATGCGCGTGCTCATGGGGTGCGGGCAGTGTTCCAGGAATTTTCACTGGTGCCGCAGCTAACGGTCGAGGAAAACATGTTTCTCGGCCAGGAGTTCCGGCGCGGACCGTTCCTCGACAAGGCCATGCTTCGCCGACAAGCGCGGGAAATCCTGGATCGGCTAGAATTCGAACTGAGGCCGGAGGCGCTCGTCGCCACACTCTCCCGCGCCGACCAGCAGATGGTTGAGATCGCCAAGGCCTTCACCGAGGGGGTCTCGGTGCTGATCCTTGACGAGCCGACGGCGTCGCTGACGGAACGGGAGACGGACCGACTCTTCGCGCTCATCGAAACGGCGAAGCGCAACGGCACTGGCATCGTCTATATCACCCACCGTATGGCGGAGATCCGTCGGATCGGCGACCGGATCACAGTCCTGCGCGACGGAAGAAAAGTCGCGTCCCTGCGCGCCGATGAGGCTAATGATGACCAGTTGATCGAGCTGATGACCGGTCGGGTGATCGACCAGATCTATCCGCGCATCGCCCACCGGCCGGAGCGTGTCCTGCTCGAGCTCGATCGCGTCACATTGGCGAACCGGCTTCTCCGTTCCGTCTCGTTGAACGTGCGGGCAGGCGAGGTGGTTGGTGTCGCCGGTCTCGTCGGGTCGGGCAAGAGCAATATCGGACGGGCCGCGTTCGGACTCGAGAAGATCGAGGATGGCAGGATCCGATTCAAGGGCCGTGACGTTACCGGATTTTCGGTGAGTACCATGATGCAGGAGGGGCTGTTCTACGTTCCCTCCGACAGGCGAGACGAAGGGCTGGTGATGATGCGCGGCGCGCGGGAGAATATGGCGCTGTCCGCGCTCGATTCACCGAGCTTTGCGCGCTTCGGTATCCTGCGGCGGAGCGCGGAGGTCAAGCGGGCTTCCGATCTGGCGAAGCACCTGAAACTCCGGCCGATGGACCTCGAACGGGGCGTCGAGCAGTTTTCCGGCGGCAATCAGCAGAAGGTGATGATCGCCAAGGCCTTGGCCCGCGAGATCGATCTCTTCATCTTCGACGAGCCGACGGTCGGCGTCGATGTCGCAACACGCACAAGCATCTACGAGCTGATCGGCAAGCTTTGCGAGGCGGGCGCTGGGATCCTGCTCATCTCGTCCGACCTGCCGGAAATCCTCAATCTCAGCAACCGCGCCTACGTCATGTACCGCGGCGAACTCAGGGCCGAATTGTCCGGGGCAGAGATTACCCAGGAAAATGTGCTCGGCCACTTTTTTGAAAGGGACGCCAAATGA
- a CDS encoding NAD(P)-dependent alcohol dehydrogenase — protein MFHCYGYAATSSDTPLAPFSFERRDPGPKDVQIEILYCGVCHSDLHRVRNEWGGTIYPCVPGHEMVGRVTAVGTEVTKYKVGDIAGVGVMVDSCRQCANCRDGLEQFCDNGNTETYNSYDKHTGGHTLGGYSSHIVVDEHFVLRIPEGLDPAAVAPLLCAGITTYSPLRRWKVGPGQKVGIVGLGGLGHMGVKIAKALGAHVVLFTTSSGKAKDAERLGAAEVVLSTDSNAMAQQANSFDFILDTISARHDVAAYLELLRRDGTLTQVGVPVEPQPIHAGTLVGKRRNYAGSAIGGIAETQEMLDFCAKHNIVSDVELISIDQVNEAFERMLRSDVKYRFVIDMKTR, from the coding sequence ATGTTCCATTGTTACGGCTATGCCGCTACCTCTTCAGATACTCCTCTCGCCCCATTCTCGTTTGAGCGCCGCGACCCCGGTCCGAAGGACGTTCAGATCGAGATCCTTTACTGCGGCGTTTGCCATTCTGATCTCCACCGCGTGCGCAACGAGTGGGGTGGGACGATCTACCCATGCGTCCCTGGCCACGAAATGGTGGGTCGCGTTACAGCTGTCGGCACCGAGGTCACCAAGTACAAAGTGGGTGACATTGCCGGTGTTGGCGTAATGGTCGATTCCTGCCGCCAGTGCGCCAACTGCCGAGATGGCCTCGAACAGTTCTGCGACAACGGCAACACTGAAACCTACAATTCTTACGACAAGCACACCGGCGGGCATACGCTTGGCGGATACTCGAGCCACATCGTTGTCGACGAGCATTTCGTGCTGCGTATCCCGGAAGGCTTGGATCCGGCCGCGGTTGCACCGTTGCTTTGCGCCGGCATCACCACCTATTCACCGCTGCGGCGGTGGAAGGTGGGACCCGGTCAGAAGGTTGGGATCGTGGGGCTGGGCGGGCTCGGCCATATGGGCGTCAAGATTGCCAAGGCGCTTGGTGCCCACGTGGTGTTGTTCACCACCTCGTCGGGCAAGGCCAAGGACGCTGAAAGGCTGGGCGCGGCCGAGGTGGTACTCTCCACCGACAGCAACGCCATGGCACAGCAGGCAAACAGTTTCGACTTCATTCTGGATACCATATCGGCCAGGCACGATGTGGCCGCCTACCTCGAACTGTTGCGACGCGATGGTACCTTGACCCAGGTCGGCGTTCCAGTCGAGCCGCAGCCGATCCATGCGGGGACACTTGTCGGCAAGCGCCGCAACTATGCCGGATCGGCGATCGGCGGTATAGCAGAAACGCAGGAAATGCTGGATTTCTGTGCCAAGCACAACATCGTGTCGGACGTTGAGTTGATTTCGATCGATCAGGTCAATGAAGCGTTCGAGCGGATGCTGCGTTCCGATGTCAAATATCGTTTCGTCATTGATATGAAGACACGTTGA
- a CDS encoding ATP-binding cassette domain-containing protein, with translation MTANVEINRNAPVLELRDIRKTFGGITAIENFSLEVYPGEIVALVGDNGAGKSTLIKIISGVHPLTSGAITIEGETVAMSNATMARAHGIEVVYQDLALADQQTVYMNMFLGREPVNRFGLLDRRRMIDETEKLVKDLDVRIPSAHATIRDLSGGQRQGVAIARATHWASKLILLDEPTAALGVAETAKVEEIVQSLKQRNIGVLIISHSLDQVFKLSDRICVLRRGNQIGIRETAKTDKNEIIAMITGLQQH, from the coding sequence ATGACTGCGAACGTAGAGATCAACAGAAACGCTCCGGTCCTGGAGCTGCGTGATATACGCAAGACCTTCGGTGGCATCACCGCGATCGAGAATTTTTCGCTGGAAGTCTACCCTGGAGAGATCGTCGCGCTCGTCGGCGACAACGGCGCCGGTAAGTCGACGCTGATCAAGATCATCTCCGGCGTCCATCCGCTGACATCGGGAGCGATCACCATCGAAGGCGAGACAGTCGCCATGTCGAACGCGACGATGGCCCGCGCCCATGGCATCGAGGTCGTCTATCAGGATCTGGCGTTGGCGGACCAGCAAACCGTCTACATGAACATGTTCCTTGGCCGTGAGCCGGTCAATCGCTTCGGACTGCTCGACCGCCGCAGGATGATCGACGAGACGGAGAAGCTGGTGAAGGATCTGGATGTCCGCATTCCCTCCGCCCATGCGACGATCCGTGATCTGTCCGGCGGCCAGCGCCAGGGCGTTGCCATTGCCCGCGCCACCCATTGGGCGAGCAAGCTGATCCTTCTCGACGAGCCGACGGCGGCTTTAGGCGTGGCGGAAACGGCGAAGGTCGAGGAGATCGTCCAGTCGCTGAAGCAACGCAACATCGGCGTTCTGATCATCAGTCACAGCCTCGACCAGGTGTTTAAGCTCTCGGACCGCATCTGCGTCCTGCGGCGCGGTAATCAGATCGGCATTCGCGAGACCGCGAAGACCGACAAGAACGAGATCATCGCCATGATCACCGGCCTGCAGCAGCACTGA